Proteins from a genomic interval of Veillonellaceae bacterium:
- a CDS encoding putative manganese-dependent inorganic diphosphatase produces the protein MNTQQKPIYVIGHRNPDTDSICSAIGYAHLKQALGENAVAARAGKINAETKYVLEKFGYVVPKLILDLYPRVKDVMVSNDVTIAPDDTLRDLGNIMQNKSVKSVPVVDKSGMLVGIVTVGDLAKLYYEELEMQDLKRAGVDFAMILKVLDGTLVCGRELNRKITGKLRIAAGSTTTINKIIKANDVVLVADRYNAQLASLERNIACLVITSDAELAPELIEAASAKGIVVISAPYDTYTCARLINQSVPVSVVMKTNVMAFNPSDLVSDIREAIAGTRYRNYPVVENGKLVGIIHRDQLISPKREKIILVDHNERTQAVDGIEEAQIVEIIDHHRLGGLETNEPIFIRHEPVGCTATIVAKMHWHRDIDIPKDIAALLLAAIISDTVLFKSPTATAEDRQVAEKLAQLAGVDLVEFGMAVLKAGSSISDMTPAEIVRNDLKEFQVGESHVAVAQISVMDTAEVLAIKDEILDEMNSIIGKEQNDLILLMVTDIINESTHLIYAGKTAELIHRAFGRGEQDGVIYLPNVMSRKKQVIPPLMEAAREN, from the coding sequence ATGAATACTCAACAAAAACCAATATACGTTATAGGACATCGAAATCCTGATACCGATTCTATTTGCTCGGCTATTGGCTATGCCCATCTTAAGCAGGCACTGGGAGAAAATGCTGTTGCGGCGCGGGCAGGAAAAATCAACGCTGAAACTAAATATGTTCTTGAAAAATTCGGGTATGTCGTGCCTAAGCTCATTCTAGACCTATATCCAAGGGTTAAGGATGTTATGGTTAGTAATGACGTAACGATAGCACCAGACGATACATTGCGTGACCTGGGTAATATAATGCAGAACAAAAGTGTTAAATCAGTTCCTGTCGTAGATAAGTCCGGCATGCTTGTCGGTATTGTTACAGTCGGTGATTTAGCCAAGTTATATTATGAAGAGCTCGAAATGCAGGACTTAAAACGTGCTGGTGTTGATTTTGCTATGATTTTAAAGGTGCTAGACGGTACCTTGGTTTGCGGCCGTGAGCTTAACCGTAAAATTACCGGCAAATTGCGGATTGCTGCAGGAAGCACAACTACAATAAATAAAATCATTAAAGCCAACGATGTTGTATTGGTCGCTGATCGTTATAATGCGCAATTGGCTTCGTTAGAACGCAATATAGCCTGTCTTGTTATAACCAGTGATGCTGAGCTTGCTCCTGAACTTATCGAAGCTGCCTCAGCGAAAGGGATAGTAGTAATTAGCGCTCCTTATGATACTTATACTTGCGCGCGGTTAATAAACCAAAGTGTTCCAGTTAGTGTTGTTATGAAAACTAACGTAATGGCTTTCAACCCAAGTGATTTAGTAAGCGATATCAGAGAAGCGATTGCCGGAACAAGATACCGCAATTATCCTGTGGTCGAAAATGGGAAACTGGTCGGGATTATACACCGCGACCAGTTAATTAGTCCTAAACGGGAAAAAATTATTCTAGTTGATCATAATGAGCGAACGCAAGCTGTAGACGGCATCGAGGAAGCTCAAATCGTTGAAATAATTGACCACCACCGGTTAGGCGGACTTGAAACCAATGAGCCGATTTTTATCCGTCATGAACCGGTTGGCTGTACGGCGACAATTGTTGCTAAAATGCATTGGCACCGGGATATAGACATTCCCAAAGACATTGCTGCATTACTGCTGGCGGCAATTATATCCGATACTGTTTTGTTTAAGTCCCCAACAGCTACTGCTGAAGATCGTCAAGTTGCTGAAAAGTTAGCTCAGCTTGCCGGCGTTGATCTGGTTGAATTTGGTATGGCTGTTTTAAAAGCCGGATCAAGCATTAGCGATATGACGCCTGCCGAAATTGTTCGCAACGACTTAAAGGAATTTCAAGTTGGCGAATCGCATGTAGCAGTTGCTCAAATTTCTGTAATGGATACAGCCGAGGTTTTGGCAATTAAGGATGAAATCCTTGACGAAATGAACAGTATTATAGGCAAGGAACAGAACGATCTTATATTACTAATGGTTACAGATATTATAAATGAAAGCACGCATCTCATCTATGCCGGAAAGACAGCAGAATTAATACATCGGGCGTTTGGCCGGGGTGAACAAGATGGGGTAATCTATTTGCCTAATGTTATGTCGCGTAAGAAACAGGTTATCCCGCCACTGATGGAAGCCGCCCGTGAAAATTAA